CGCCACAAATTCGTGCCGGGGAACTTCATTCATGGTCTGCAGGACGCGTTCGTCGAGGATGCCACGGCGGCGAAGCTGCAACTCCACCATGACCTGGCGCAACGTGGCCAGTTCGAGAGTGGCGTGGCCGGCGGAGCCGTTGCCTTTCATCTCTTGCGCTCCGGGAACCGATCCCAAATCCTCGGGACTCGAAGCCGCGCAAAATTTCAATAAGAGTATAGCACTGGCAGGGTTTTGCGCTCGTTTTATCGGATTGGGTTATCATGCTTATGAGGGGCGGGCGATCCCCAATGCGGGCTAGCCCGAATGCGGGCAAAGCTTCCCAGGGAAGATGGACGAAACCAGCAAAAATTGGAGGGAGCGCTATTCGCGGCAGATCCTCTTTCGCGAAATCGGAGAAGAGGGCCAGGAGAAATTGCTTGCCGCGAAAGCGGTGCTTATTGGCTGCGGGGCTTTGGGCTCGGCCCAAGCGGATACTTTGGTGCGCGCGGGCATTGGCCGGCTGCGGATCATTGACCGTGACTTTGTCGAAGCCAGCAACCTTCAGCGTCAGACGTTGTTCGACGAGGAGGATGCGCGCCAGTCCTTGCCCAAAGCGGTGGCCGCCAAGCGAAAGCTCCTCGCCATCAACCCCGATTGCCGCATTGAGGAGGTTGTCGGCGACGCTACCCCGAAAACGATTGAGGAATGGGTCGAGGGGAGCGACGTCATGCTCGACGGCACCGACAATTTTGAGACGCGGTTCCTCATCAACGACGTGGCCGTGAAGCGAAATATCCCGTGGGTCTATGGCGGCGCGGTGGCCAGTTACGGCGTGACGATGACGATCCGGCCCGGCAAGACGGCCTGCCTGGCATGCGTTCTTGCGGAGCGCCCGGCGCTGGGCTTGGTCGAGACCTGCGACACCCTGGGAGTGTTGGCGGTCGCCGCTCAGACGATTGCCGCGATCCAGGCGAGCGAGGCGATGAAGTTGCTTTTGGGCCGCGAGGATGCCCTGCACGGCCAATTGATCTCGATCGACATGTGGACCAACCAGCGCGCTGCGATGCGCGTGCCCGACCGCAACCCCGATTGCCTACCCTGCGGAAAGCGCCAGTTCGTTTATCTGGCCGGCGAGGCGCAGCCGCACGTGACGATGTGCGGCCGCGATTCCGTGCAGATTCACGAACACAACCGCCGCTTGGACTTGGGCGACCTGCGCGCCAAACTCGGGCGCCTTGGCTCCGTCCGCAGCAATGATTTTTTGCTTCGCTGTTCGATTCCGCCCTACGAACTCACGGTCTTCCCCGATGGCCGAGCCATCATCAAAGGCACCAAAGACCCTGCCGTGGCGCGGTCCCTCTACGCAAAGTACCTGGGCGGGTAGTTATGACAACGTGGAGCCAACTTGTGAACTCGTCTCGCCTTTTTCCTTCGCTCTATTCGAAAAAAGCTCTCTCTGACAAGTCTTGTTCTGAAGTTGTTCTAGCATTCTGTAGGGTGCCGCTGCCATGCCGAAAACAAACCGTTTCGGCACGCACAGCCAGCTCAGCCGAGGGGTCCGCAGCAGGTCCCCGCCTTACGAGGGTTTGTGGGGATAGCGCCGTTGTAAGTATTCCTGAATATCCTGCTCGCTGATACGCAGGTGGGGCTCAGCATGCGACCCTTGCGCTTCTCCCTGAGCGCTTACGAGGAGGTAGCCACGTGCCGCGGCCGGGAAGAGGCGGTATTCAACGCCGGCCGCCGGGAGCTGAATCTCTTCTGCAGTGCCTGAAAGACCAGACGGAGAATCGGGCTTCGATTTTCGAAAACAAGCCGCACCCACGCCCTCCGTTTCATCTGCGGGAAATAGATTCCTCGGAAAGCTAGCCGGGCAAGCAGGTGGATGAGGCGATCCGGGAAGGATTTCATTTCCAACCACTTCATGACGGAGGCGTTGGCGGCCGGATTGTACGACGACTCCCAAGCATGCCTCAGTTCGTCGCTCACCTGGTGAATGGAAATCGCTTGGGGCGAAAAGGCCATGACGAAAGGCCTGAAGTCCAGCCAGTGTTTCGGGCGGCTGAGCCGACCCGCTGAAGCCAGCTTGTCGTAGAGCGGTGTCGCCGGGTAAGGTGTCAGTGGACCGAACACAGGCAGTCCCGGCGGCCAAGTACGAATCGTGTCCAGAGTGCGCTGGGCCACGCCGGGGCGGTCGCTGTCCATCCCGAAAATAAAGGAGGTAATGGCATAAAGGCCGTGTCGTGCGAGGCATTCCAGGACCGCTTTATATTCCTCCGGCTTGTTAAACCCCTTACTCACGCTCTTGAGGTTCTCGGGGTCAATCGACTCCAGCCCCATGAAGATCCACTTGCCGCCGCTCTGGGCGATCAGGGAGACCAGTTCTTCGTCCCGTAGCAGGTTCATGCTGATTTGTGCCACCCAGGGCACTTGAGCATCACGGGCGATGATCTCCCGGAGGAGTGACTTGGTCCGTTTGGGGTTAATGGCAAAGTTGTCGTCGATGAAAAAGACCGCGATTTTCCCCTTTTGGCGTTTCCCCAAAGATTTCAGCAGCAACAATTCATTGACGACGCTCTCATCCGAACGGAAGCGAATCGAGTCGCCAAAGAACCCGGTCACCGTGCAGAACTCACAGCCGTACGGACAGCCACGTCCGGACTCAATGGGGATCAGGTGAAAGGCTTGCCAGGTCATGCCCATGCGCGAGAGGATGCGCCGCGCCATCTTGGGGAAGCATTTGATCAGGTTGAATTGGTCCAGGTCCATCCGGTCCCAAGGGATCACCGGATAATCGGCCAGGGAGGGCTTGACCTCTTTCCCGGCGGCATCGAGAGGGGCATAAATTTTTTTCAGGGTACCGCGCTCAGCATCGGCAACAATTTGTGGCCAGGTCTGGTCGGCCTCGCCCAAGGCGACCGCGTCCGCGTGGCAAGGGCCGCCGTCGCGCCCCAGAGGTTCGTCCGGCACCTCGGTGACGTGAGGACCTCCCATGACCACCGGAACCCCCACGGCGCGCACCGCATCCGCCATCCGGTAGGCCTTCGCCACCATGCGAGTCATGGCACCAATCCCGACCAAGTCTATGCGCTTTTCCCGGAGATACTGGACCAGTTCCTTCTCGCTCATCGGCTGCGCATTGCCATCCACCAGAAACACATTGTGACCGACGGGGGTGAGTGATTTGAGAAGAAACATCCAAAGATGCGGTATGAAGTTGTGCGTGACTTTATTGTCCGGATTGTAGAGCAAAATATTCACGGAAACTGGGACTATACACTAAACTATTAGAAAGTCGAGGAAATAAAGTCGTTTCTCTCAGCTTCATCAATCGCTATTTTCATTTTTTAATTCAAAAAGGTGCGCAAATGGGGGGCCCGGCGCGTCCTAATTGTGCCGGCAGGACAAGCGAGGACGAGAATCAAGAACGTCCCCACTGTCGCGTTCTCTGGAGAAACTGGGTGGTGGGTCCGTGGGTGTGGTCTTTAACAGGAAAAACAATGAAGCCGCTAGCCTGCCATCACGCAAACTGTAAGGGAGAATTGGGCAGCAAGGGGAAGATGCCGGGACTAGCTCGTTGTTCTCTAGCCACATTAAGGGCGAAAAGTCTTCCTGTTCTTCTGTCGCGCCACTTCCAGGTTGCCGGCTTCTTTTTTCTGGCGTTCGATTTCTTTCTGCCGATCCTCTTGCCCCTCCAGCTTCACGGATTCGGCAATCGCAGCCTCAGCTTGTCCATCCAGCCGTTTCGAAAACATGACAAGCCCAAAAGAGTTCAGGAAGCTAGAACGGAAAAGGCTTATCGAGTACTGCGAATCTTCCCAGCGGGCGATGACCTTTTCTGTCGACCTATACAGCTCGTTCGTCGGGAAGCTGATCTCGGCAGCAGGCCTCGTTGCAGTTCCGTACTGCGCCGAGATGGCTTGTACCAAGTCCTCGGCAGTTAGCCCTTCTGCGGCTTGCCGATCATAAGTCACCAAAATCCTGTAGAGCTCGCCATTGTAGAAGCTGAAGAAAACCTGCCAAACCGAGTCCGCTTGGAGCGAAGAGTCAGAAGATTCCCGCGGCCACCACGTGAACTCTTGAATGACCGCCGGGCGCTTGTGGATCAGCTTCGTCTGGAGCGGATTTAAATTAACCCGCTTCGATAGTTCGACCAAGCTCATTCCGAACGAAAAGTTACGATACTTGGAAAGATCCTGCCCGTGAATCAAAGGAGCTGAAAGCAGGATCATAAGGAGGAAAATGGCCAGATTGCGCGTAATTTTCATTTGAACGCCTTACCTAGAGAAGTTTGAAGATTGGAAGCTGTTTCCAAATTCGGCTGTGTAACCATCATAAAGATGCGAGTGCCCCCGGGGGGCCATGACGCTTCGGGATTCCGAGGGTACGTTCAACTCCATGTGGGTGAGCTCTCATGCTGCCCCTCTCGTATCGTTCTTCGTTCGACGGGCGTAGGCCTTTCCTTCAAACGGTTGTTGCAACAGCCGCAGGAACGGCTCCAGGAACAACTCGTACAGCAGCGTTCGCAGTGGATGATCCATAAAGGAATAGGGCGACCTATGGAAGAGTAGCCCTTCCTCCGATCTGGTTGGAGTATCCCGGCGCATCGGGCAGGATGACGGCAAACTCGTCGCCGCCCTATGCCGCGGCTGTATCGATAGCCCGGCAATAGACGCGGAGCCCATCGCCGAGGCGGGACAATACCCGGCTGCCAATCATGCGGCCGTAGCCGTCGTTGATCTTCTTCTTCAGCCCATCCAGGTCGAGCAGGAGAACGGCAAACGGTCGTCCAGTGCGCTCGGATCGTTTGACCTCTGCGTCGAGGAGCCGGCGGTAATTGCCCAAGCCAGTAAGCGGGTCGGTTACGGCCAACAGTTGTACGTGCTCTTCCACCCGTTTGCGCTCGGCGAGGTCGAAGGCTGAAACCAGCCGGGCCAGGACGCCGTCAAAGTCAATCGTTGCTGCAGTGATGTCGAGCCAACGCTCCTCACGATTTTTGGTATGAATCCTGACCTCATACCGCGAAGCGACCCCGATCTCCCCTTGGCGCGCGCGCCCTTGGTTTATGACCAGTTCTCGAGAATCAGGATGGACAAGATCGCAGAAATTCATGGATAAGAGCTCTTCTCGTGTATAGCCGGTGATGACCTCGGCGGCATGATTTACATAGTGCAGCCGCTTCCGCCAACTAATGAAGATCGCAGATGCAATAGTTTCGGCTAAGGTACGGAATTTTGCCTCGCTTTCCCCGAGGGCCTCATCTCGTAGTGGCGCCTCCTCCACCCGTTCTCTGATTTTCGTAAGCATTGGAAATCTCCTGTGTTCTTGTAGTTTCCCCTTCGCCGAAAAACTGGGGGGGGCGGACTTGGCCGCCCCCAAATGAAAAGACCCGTCCGCTTTAGGCTGTTACGGCAGCGGCGATCTTGTGGAAGGTCGAGTTGGAAACCTCGTAGGTGTGAACCTGAGGAGTTCCTTCAACCACTCTTGCCAGGGTCTTCAGCACTCCTGGATAGCTTCCGCGGTTGTAGGCTTCCGCGTTCTCTTCGCGGTCCCACAAACTGAGTCCGAACGCTTCCGTCCCGCCCGGGACGACGAACGTGATCTCGTCCTGGAACCCGTTCTGCTTTCGAAGCAGGGGAATGATTTCCTTCTCCAGCGTCCGCGTAAACTCCACAATACTGTTGGGCTTCAACTGCATGGAAACTCTGCGTGCAAACATGTCAACCTCCTAGGTTGTCGTGGCCAAGAGCGCGATTACAGATAACCCGAATTAGTTTAGGTTAGCCTAGCACCCCCTCAGTCAATTAACCATTCTAGGTCAATTTACTTGACTTGTCAAGCTAAATCTGGGATATTTTGAAATGACTTCTAGGCTTAAGCAAAAAGAGTTAAGCCAAGGGAGGGAGCCGTGGATGTTCCTTTAGTGATTAGGCAGCGACTGGAAGAGCTGGGTTTTGAGCAGCGGGAACTGGCAACTGCCGCCGAAGTTACGGAGTCCTACATCTCCCAGTTGCTGACACGAAAAAAAGCGCCCCCCGCACCTGAGCGGACAGATATTTATGACAAGATGGGAAAATTTTTGAAGCTCCCTAGCGGTGAGCTTGCGAAGCTGGCTGACCTCCAGCGTAAAGAAGAATTGAAGAAAAAATTAAGCGGGCCGCCCACGCCCTTGTTTAAACAAGTTCGAGACTTGATTCTGCGCAAATGCAATCCCCACAAAGAAAAACAAGTACGCGCGATTTTTGAGAAGCAGCCCTTCGGCGAACTCGAACGCCTCGTCACGCAGAAGCTGTTGGACGTGGTCAAGAGAGTCACCAAAGAAGAACTGGAAAGTGAGAACTGGCTCCGCTTGGTGGCTCGACTCAGCGGCCGAAGCTATGAACAGACGCGGGTCATCA
This DNA window, taken from Candidatus Acidiferrales bacterium, encodes the following:
- a CDS encoding ThiF family adenylyltransferase, with the protein product MDETSKNWRERYSRQILFREIGEEGQEKLLAAKAVLIGCGALGSAQADTLVRAGIGRLRIIDRDFVEASNLQRQTLFDEEDARQSLPKAVAAKRKLLAINPDCRIEEVVGDATPKTIEEWVEGSDVMLDGTDNFETRFLINDVAVKRNIPWVYGGAVASYGVTMTIRPGKTACLACVLAERPALGLVETCDTLGVLAVAAQTIAAIQASEAMKLLLGREDALHGQLISIDMWTNQRAAMRVPDRNPDCLPCGKRQFVYLAGEAQPHVTMCGRDSVQIHEHNRRLDLGDLRAKLGRLGSVRSNDFLLRCSIPPYELTVFPDGRAIIKGTKDPAVARSLYAKYLGG
- a CDS encoding radical SAM protein; the protein is MNILLYNPDNKVTHNFIPHLWMFLLKSLTPVGHNVFLVDGNAQPMSEKELVQYLREKRIDLVGIGAMTRMVAKAYRMADAVRAVGVPVVMGGPHVTEVPDEPLGRDGGPCHADAVALGEADQTWPQIVADAERGTLKKIYAPLDAAGKEVKPSLADYPVIPWDRMDLDQFNLIKCFPKMARRILSRMGMTWQAFHLIPIESGRGCPYGCEFCTVTGFFGDSIRFRSDESVVNELLLLKSLGKRQKGKIAVFFIDDNFAINPKRTKSLLREIIARDAQVPWVAQISMNLLRDEELVSLIAQSGGKWIFMGLESIDPENLKSVSKGFNKPEEYKAVLECLARHGLYAITSFIFGMDSDRPGVAQRTLDTIRTWPPGLPVFGPLTPYPATPLYDKLASAGRLSRPKHWLDFRPFVMAFSPQAISIHQVSDELRHAWESSYNPAANASVMKWLEMKSFPDRLIHLLARLAFRGIYFPQMKRRAWVRLVFENRSPILRLVFQALQKRFSSRRPALNTASSRPRHVATSS
- a CDS encoding PAS domain S-box protein, yielding MLTKIRERVEEAPLRDEALGESEAKFRTLAETIASAIFISWRKRLHYVNHAAEVITGYTREELLSMNFCDLVHPDSRELVINQGRARQGEIGVASRYEVRIHTKNREERWLDITAATIDFDGVLARLVSAFDLAERKRVEEHVQLLAVTDPLTGLGNYRRLLDAEVKRSERTGRPFAVLLLDLDGLKKKINDGYGRMIGSRVLSRLGDGLRVYCRAIDTAAA
- a CDS encoding helix-turn-helix transcriptional regulator, which encodes MDVPLVIRQRLEELGFEQRELATAAEVTESYISQLLTRKKAPPAPERTDIYDKMGKFLKLPSGELAKLADLQRKEELKKKLSGPPTPLFKQVRDLILRKCNPHKEKQVRAIFEKQPFGELERLVTQKLLDVVKRVTKEELESENWLRLVARLSGRSYEQTRVIILEFLDTDIFNVSVENCVSFLDPLIESWDIDLVTFGIEIVLNRRLAPGHPKKFEFVEREPEQPPEEEPGLKEFLRKPSLSGDATEEEIEFLKKLRFKGKRPTPLY